In the Gossypium raimondii isolate GPD5lz chromosome 9, ASM2569854v1, whole genome shotgun sequence genome, one interval contains:
- the LOC105799417 gene encoding probable E3 ubiquitin-protein ligase RHC1A, whose translation MSTGRNTHWCYRCRRPVILQGHDSVCCYCGGGFVQELDEMVPISPMDFFGVPGDEDRGQRFGLMDAFSAFMRQRLADRSFNHNIRGGTDSILEHNPPFGPLLVFGGQIPFRLSGNGGFEALFNGAPGIGFTRGNAGNYFIGPGLEELFEQLSANDRRGPPPATRSSIDAMPTVKITRRHLHSDSHCPVCKDKFELGSEARQMPCNHLYHSDCIIPWLVQHNSCPVCRQELPPQGSGSSQSYNPRGQSRSSNFGSSSSGRESQSSRRNPFSYFWPFRSSNSSSSHNGAAGSSSPRHVHENNQSMGYNGWPFD comes from the coding sequence ATGTCAACTGGAAGAAATACCCATTGGTGTTATAGATGCAGGCGCCCAGTTATCCTTCAGGGGCATGATTCAGTTTGCTGCTATTGTGGTGGGGGGTTTGTTCAAGAACTGGATGAAATGGTGCCTATCAGTCCCATGGATTTTTTCGGAGTTCCTGGTGATGAAGATCGTGGTCAGAGATTTGGTCTCATGGATGCTTTTTCAGCCTTCATGAGGCAGAGATTGGCTGATAGAAGTTTTAACCATAATATCAGGGGAGGAACAGATTCAATTCTTGAGCATAATCCACCATTTGGTCCTTTGTTGGTGTTTGGTGGCCAAATTCCTTTTAGGTTGTCAGGGAATGGTGGGTTTGAAGCTCTGTTTAATGGGGCTCCTGGAATTGGCTTTACAAGAGGTAATGCTGGAAATTATTTCATAGGTCCAGGATTAGAAGAATTGTTTGAACAGCTGTCAGCTAATGATCGTAGGGGCCCTCCCCCGGCAACTCGATCTTCAATTGATGCAATGCCCACTGTTAAGATTACTCGGAGGCATCTTCATTCCGACTCTCACTGCCCTGTATGCAAAGATAAATTTGAATTGGGGTCTGAAGCAAGACAAATGCCATGTAACCATTTATATCATTCGGATTGCATTATCCCATGGCTGGTGCAGCACAACTCGTGCCCTGTTTGCCGTCAAGAATTGCCACCACAAGGATCAGGTAGCAGCCAGAGTTATAACCCCAGGGGTCAAAGTAGGAGCAGCAATTTTGGAAGTAGTTCCAGTGGAAGGGAGAGCCAAAGCAGCAGACGtaatccattttcatatttctGGCCATTCCGTTCATCAAATTCAAGCTCTAGCCATAATGGAGCCGCAGGAAGTAGTTCCCCACGGCATGTGCATGAGAACAATCAGTCGATGGGGTATAATGGATGGCCTTTTGACTGA
- the LOC105799419 gene encoding uncharacterized protein LOC105799419, translating to MAIEVISPRISFSYYLNAEAIEEHHHHHHHQSSDFVFNFGDSFVQELSSADELFSNGKILPMEIKKKPVVAKPVPVPSPPKKRLKEFLSMSIDDADDKPAFKSLWQFKRSISLNSGTKTLIRSLHFLSRSNSTGSASNPKPTMLSKETEKQHLQKQPSLSTKSSHSHSSGAFYAYTNSTTHKSPLKSSNCGSYGNGVGVNSVSISNVSVVSFFGFGSLFCNPKGKKKKK from the coding sequence ATGGCAATTGAAGTAATCAGCCCAAGAATCTCGTTTTCTTACTATCTCAATGCAGAAGCCATTGAAGaacatcatcaccatcatcatcaccaGAGTTCCGATTTCGTTTTCAATTTTGGCGATAGTTTTGTCCAAGAATTGTCTTCAGCTGATGAGCTCTTCTCTAATGGCAAGATTCTACCCATGGAAATCAAGAAAAAGCCTGTTGTCGCAAAGCCTGTTCCTGTTCCTTCTCCTCCCAAGAAAAGATTGAAGGAATTTTTATCAATGAGTATTGATGATGCAGATGACAAGCCTGCATTCAAATCTTTGTGGCAGTTCAAGAGAAGCATTAGCCTCAACTCTGGAACCAAAACCCTAATCCGCTCTCTTCACTTTCTTTCCCGGAGCAATTCAACTGGTTCAGCTTCAAATCCAAAACCAACAATGCTTTCGAAAGAAACCGAGAAGCAGCATTTGCAGAAGCAACCATCTTTGTCAACAAAATCATCGCACTCACATTCTTCTGGTGCATTTTATGCTTACACTAATTCTACTACACACAAGTCTCCATTAAAGAGCAGCAATTGTGGATCATATGGAAATGGAGTTGGAGTCAATTCTGTTTCGATTTCCAATGTATCGGTGGTGAgtttttttgggtttggttCACTCTTCTGTAACCCGAAgggtaaaaagaagaaaaaatga
- the LOC128032471 gene encoding uncharacterized protein LOC128032471, giving the protein MVFVIFHAYHNHNGYGLSRQLLLAVISSFSSRLPLLIMMPPTTVCCCFILLLVASSSCNLAGYSCLILLFLLCWLMLVDVVALFASLLSPLTAVPPGTLIVVSMPLLKRKWRIQETCTSEGRVFSRNCP; this is encoded by the exons ATGGTGTTTGTCATTTTTCATGCATACCATAATCATAATGGTTATGGACTTAGCAGACAG TTGCTATTGGCTGTTATTTCCTCGTTCTCCTCCCGGTTGCCTCTTCTTATTATGATGCCGCCTACTACAGTCTGCTGCTGCTTCATTCTCCTCTTGGTTGCTTCATCCTCCTGCAATCTTGCTGGCTACAGTTGCCTCATTCTACTCTTCTTGTTGTGTTGGCTTATGCTAGTTGATGTTGTTGCCTTGTTCGCCTCTCTACTGTCTCCTCTTACTGCAGTACCACCTGGTACTCTGATAGTTGTCTCCATGCCTCTGTTGAAAAGGAAATGGCGAATACAGGAAACATGTACTTCAGAAGGCAGGGTGTTTTCGAGAAACTGTCCTTAA